One Lacticaseibacillus rhamnosus genomic window carries:
- a CDS encoding cell wall hydrolase P40, whose protein sequence is MKFNKAMMTLVAAVTLAGSVSAVTPVFADTSASIASNKSETNDLLKQIEAANTEVINLNKQIDAKNGEISDATAKISATDAKIASLSGEITAAQKNVAARKNNLKDQLISLQKKAGSSVSGNVYIDFVLNSQSLSDLIARTMTVGKLSQASKDALDAVTVAKDKLAALKSEQETARQTLVSTKASLETQKSQLETLQKTASDKQDALNKEIADHKDELVALQSQFAQEQSEAAKATQAALKTAAASTASSSTSSTSNKSANSSVLSTGTSSTNTSSNSGASSTVISSNTASGSGSHADYSGSGNTYPWGQCTWYVKSVASWAGNGWGNGAEWGASAAAAGFTVNHTPAAGSIIVFAAGQSVGGQWTADGSYGHVAYVQSVSGDSVTITQGGMGFSSPTGPNTQTISGASSYVYIHR, encoded by the coding sequence ATGAAATTCAATAAAGCAATGATGACATTGGTTGCAGCAGTTACCTTAGCGGGTTCTGTTAGCGCCGTAACACCGGTTTTCGCTGACACAAGTGCCAGCATCGCATCTAACAAGAGCGAAACCAACGATTTATTAAAGCAAATCGAAGCAGCTAACACTGAAGTGATCAACCTCAACAAGCAGATTGATGCAAAGAATGGCGAAATCAGTGACGCCACTGCCAAGATCAGTGCAACGGATGCCAAGATCGCATCGTTGAGTGGCGAAATCACCGCTGCTCAAAAGAACGTCGCAGCCCGGAAGAACAACTTGAAGGATCAATTGATTTCCCTTCAAAAGAAAGCCGGCAGTTCAGTTAGCGGCAATGTCTATATTGATTTCGTGTTGAACTCACAAAGTCTATCTGACTTGATTGCCCGTACCATGACAGTCGGCAAGTTAAGTCAAGCCAGCAAAGACGCTTTGGATGCGGTAACCGTCGCCAAAGATAAGTTAGCCGCTTTGAAGAGTGAACAGGAAACGGCACGTCAGACCTTGGTTTCGACTAAAGCATCCCTCGAAACGCAAAAGTCACAGCTAGAGACCCTTCAAAAGACCGCAAGCGATAAGCAAGATGCTTTGAACAAAGAAATTGCCGATCACAAAGACGAATTGGTTGCACTCCAAAGTCAATTTGCTCAAGAACAATCAGAAGCAGCCAAAGCAACCCAGGCTGCCTTGAAGACAGCGGCTGCATCAACTGCTTCAAGTTCTACCAGCTCAACTTCAAATAAGAGTGCCAACAGCAGTGTTCTTTCGACTGGTACCTCATCAACCAACACTTCTTCCAACAGCGGTGCCTCATCTACTGTGATCAGCAGCAACACTGCTTCAGGTAGTGGCAGCCATGCTGATTACAGCGGTTCAGGTAACACTTATCCTTGGGGTCAGTGCACATGGTACGTTAAGTCTGTTGCTTCATGGGCAGGCAATGGCTGGGGCAACGGTGCTGAATGGGGCGCTTCCGCTGCAGCAGCCGGCTTCACGGTTAACCACACCCCGGCAGCAGGTTCCATCATCGTCTTCGCTGCTGGTCAATCTGTTGGCGGCCAATGGACAGCTGATGGCTCTTATGGTCACGTTGCTTATGTTCAATCCGTTTCTGGCGACAGCGTTACGATCACTCAAGGCGGTATGGGCTTCAGCTCACCAACCGGTCCTAACACCCAGACCATCTCTGGTGCCAGCAGCTACGTTTACATCCACCGGTAA
- a CDS encoding cytochrome ubiquinol oxidase subunit I, translating into MGLTLATVPLAVTNLSRMQFAVTAITHFLFVTTTVGMLLTTMIFEFLYAYGRGDTEKFGRLTLFFSRIFFFSFGTGVVTGLIMEFQFGMNWSAFTRLMGDVAGVPLAIESMISFFIESTIIGLWRFTWGKLPKRAHAWLGVGMLGASLFSVVWIIAINAFMQNPYGFHLENGRARLNSLITLLQNPQYQPEFLHVLFAILITGGFVTAGVSAWQILHKRDTAAFKIAVQIGLLIALPAAFLQPAQGDDQGAATAALQPMKFTAIEGRYNTEGSATTGAPWAMAALINEKDRTVKAVSIPNLGTYFGKNTFTGAMPGMNVVAKMYHAKFDKTVAKSYDGQMNYYPPVTLLFWTMHLMVYAGYFFTMFALFATVMLHRRKSSIEAHPKTLRALGWTLWLPYLTFTSGWIVAEVGRYPFVVYGLLTQYDAVSPSLTVTEAATSLAMFFVADVFLVSTMIYISHRTVTRGLPEIDGNYLEEHQIPDPFAKEAFSHA; encoded by the coding sequence ATGGGGCTCACATTAGCGACGGTTCCACTAGCAGTTACGAATTTATCGCGGATGCAGTTTGCGGTGACCGCCATCACGCATTTTCTGTTTGTCACAACGACTGTCGGCATGTTGCTGACAACCATGATTTTTGAATTTTTATATGCTTATGGCCGTGGGGATACGGAAAAATTCGGTCGGTTGACGCTGTTCTTTAGCCGAATCTTCTTCTTTAGTTTCGGTACTGGCGTTGTGACCGGGTTGATTATGGAATTTCAGTTTGGGATGAATTGGTCGGCATTCACACGGTTGATGGGCGATGTCGCTGGGGTACCGTTGGCGATTGAAAGTATGATTTCGTTCTTCATCGAATCAACCATCATTGGCTTATGGCGGTTTACTTGGGGTAAATTGCCAAAGCGCGCCCATGCTTGGTTAGGGGTTGGCATGTTAGGGGCATCGCTGTTTTCAGTGGTTTGGATTATTGCAATTAATGCCTTCATGCAGAATCCCTATGGCTTTCACTTGGAAAATGGCCGCGCGCGGTTGAATAGTTTGATTACGTTGCTACAGAATCCGCAGTACCAGCCGGAATTTTTGCATGTTTTATTTGCCATTCTGATCACCGGCGGCTTTGTCACAGCAGGCGTTTCTGCTTGGCAGATTCTGCATAAACGGGATACAGCGGCGTTTAAAATTGCCGTGCAGATCGGGTTGCTCATCGCGTTGCCAGCTGCCTTTTTACAACCGGCTCAAGGCGATGATCAAGGAGCCGCCACGGCAGCGCTGCAACCCATGAAGTTTACGGCGATTGAAGGGCGCTACAACACGGAAGGCAGCGCCACAACCGGAGCGCCATGGGCAATGGCAGCTTTGATCAATGAAAAGGATCGGACGGTTAAGGCAGTTTCTATTCCGAATTTAGGCACTTATTTTGGGAAGAATACTTTTACCGGAGCTATGCCTGGGATGAACGTGGTTGCTAAGATGTACCACGCGAAGTTCGATAAGACAGTTGCTAAATCCTACGACGGGCAGATGAATTATTATCCGCCAGTTACCTTGCTGTTTTGGACGATGCATCTCATGGTTTATGCGGGCTATTTCTTCACGATGTTTGCTCTTTTTGCCACGGTTATGTTGCATCGGCGCAAGTCTAGCATTGAAGCTCACCCTAAGACGTTGCGTGCTTTGGGGTGGACATTATGGCTTCCGTACCTGACGTTTACTTCTGGCTGGATTGTGGCTGAAGTTGGCCGTTATCCGTTCGTGGTTTATGGTTTGTTGACGCAATACGATGCGGTTTCACCAAGTCTCACGGTTACTGAAGCGGCAACGAGTCTAGCCATGTTTTTCGTTGCGGATGTGTTCCTGGTTAGCACCATGATTTATATTTCGCATCGTACGGTAACGCGCGGACTGCCGGAGATTGACGGTAATTATCTGGAAGAACACCAAATTCCGGATCCATTTGCCAAGGAGGCGTTCAGTCATGCCTAG
- a CDS encoding ammonium transporter: protein MFALVCFLIMLPMIFSVPLLYVGMMPRVRQQSALLTMSIALMIAIACWLVFGNRLAFGFDLLHATTFSSLSAGLVQMDFYLYAVAMLMGTIAGNRNSRYMFGFVPVWTVLVYCPLAHWLWADHGWLRQLGALDFSGGIVVHLTAGLTSLVLAKALLPGDQPSMPNDFRTDYAATIMILVGWLGFNLAPAGSLNKLAGQVLINTFVAVLMAMIGWYWLTYRQNGVVQLGDLLNGVLCGLVTSTALVGYVGALSMAIVAAVAGVICRQMVSKMQHSKHFYDVVDSFAMNAVGGITGAVGLMIVQFFNGTHAIATAGKFAVVELLAVVVAAGLTVIGTMVAQLVAKACEAGVTRVMNLDSERLN from the coding sequence ATGTTTGCACTTGTTTGTTTCTTGATCATGTTGCCGATGATCTTTAGTGTGCCACTGCTGTATGTCGGGATGATGCCACGGGTTCGCCAGCAATCAGCACTTTTAACCATGAGTATTGCGTTAATGATTGCGATTGCCTGTTGGTTGGTTTTTGGTAACCGCCTGGCATTTGGTTTTGACTTATTACACGCAACAACTTTTTCATCATTATCTGCTGGCTTGGTACAAATGGATTTTTACTTATATGCGGTTGCGATGTTGATGGGTACGATCGCTGGTAACAGGAACAGCCGCTACATGTTTGGCTTTGTTCCGGTGTGGACTGTGTTGGTGTACTGCCCGCTTGCACACTGGCTATGGGCTGATCATGGGTGGTTGCGACAATTAGGTGCTTTGGACTTTTCCGGCGGCATTGTCGTGCATTTGACGGCAGGGTTGACGAGTTTGGTGCTGGCAAAAGCGTTACTTCCAGGTGATCAGCCGAGTATGCCAAATGATTTTCGAACTGATTACGCGGCAACGATCATGATTCTGGTTGGCTGGTTAGGGTTTAACTTAGCCCCGGCAGGCAGTTTGAATAAGCTTGCCGGACAGGTGCTGATTAATACATTCGTGGCCGTGTTGATGGCGATGATCGGTTGGTATTGGCTGACTTATCGGCAAAATGGTGTGGTGCAGTTAGGCGATTTGTTGAATGGCGTGCTGTGTGGTTTGGTAACCAGTACCGCTTTAGTCGGATATGTCGGGGCATTGAGCATGGCCATTGTTGCTGCCGTTGCTGGCGTGATTTGTCGGCAGATGGTTTCAAAAATGCAGCATTCAAAACATTTCTATGATGTGGTAGATTCTTTTGCGATGAATGCTGTCGGTGGGATCACAGGGGCTGTTGGCTTAATGATTGTCCAATTCTTTAATGGGACTCATGCAATAGCGACCGCGGGGAAGTTCGCAGTGGTTGAACTTTTAGCTGTGGTGGTCGCGGCTGGGTTGACGGTTATTGGCACAATGGTTGCGCAGTTAGTTGCTAAGGCGTGTGAAGCTGGCGTAACACGGGTGATGAATCTTGACAGTGAACGGTTGAATTGA
- a CDS encoding CPBP family intramembrane glutamic endopeptidase produces MKHQESSLIRRSFYMLVLYLLSPSPLLFLLIMPYTNNVVSSLSLAFACVTSSVVVIYMAYKLFHKYTNQKIIQRVKLRDIFYVIGGYLTILISNEILSTLNYTIYQRVQTSNNQVIESSLLSHNQLMVILLAINVIVLGPITEELVFRGILMHLFFKQNQLFFKVLLSALIFASAHGGDTIFGFLIYVVNGAVFAVVYLKTGKIQDTIALHFVNNIVAVSTILFL; encoded by the coding sequence GTGAAACATCAAGAAAGTTCCCTTATCAGAAGAAGCTTTTATATGCTCGTATTATATTTGTTGAGTCCATCGCCCCTACTTTTTTTGCTGATCATGCCTTACACAAATAATGTAGTATCATCGCTTTCGCTGGCATTTGCGTGTGTTACGTCGAGTGTCGTAGTAATATATATGGCCTATAAATTATTTCATAAATACACCAATCAAAAAATTATTCAGCGTGTTAAACTGAGAGATATTTTTTACGTGATTGGTGGCTATCTGACCATTTTAATTAGCAATGAAATCCTGTCAACCTTGAATTATACGATTTATCAGCGTGTACAAACGTCAAATAATCAGGTCATTGAATCATCTCTGTTAAGTCACAACCAACTTATGGTTATTCTTCTTGCTATTAACGTGATTGTATTGGGACCAATCACGGAAGAATTGGTTTTCCGAGGAATCTTAATGCATTTATTCTTTAAGCAAAATCAGTTATTTTTTAAAGTGCTATTGAGTGCTCTCATATTTGCTTCTGCACATGGTGGAGATACGATTTTTGGATTCTTGATATATGTTGTTAATGGAGCAGTGTTTGCAGTTGTCTACTTAAAAACTGGGAAAATACAAGACACGATCGCCCTTCATTTTGTTAATAATATTGTTGCGGTATCGACTATATTATTTCTGTAA
- a CDS encoding NAD(P)/FAD-dependent oxidoreductase yields the protein MNQMTIIGGGAAGVGIGIMLEQLGCSQFQILEQEEIGASFRRWPKETRFITPSFTSNGFGMPDLNAVSMETSPAYTLGAEHLSGSQFADYLKLLADTYALPIAEHTRVGAISPTTEGYQLETNHGVVTTKYLIMAVGQYAFPKLTDHPENVIHYQQVTSWQDLTGKTQIVIGGNESGVDAAINLATLGHKVLLLTKETGLNAASADPSIRLAPYTRRRFLDLPAEVANRITLQEKIALKTVTRTQDSQYQLWFTDGRTITTPYKPVLCTGFDAGPLKLWPQLFENNDGEIALNDVDESTQAKNVFVAGPDVRHEDAIFCYIYKFRQRFGVIVNEIAKREQWDIGDFVKISRANSFYLDDCATCDVACDC from the coding sequence ATGAATCAAATGACGATTATTGGTGGTGGAGCAGCGGGCGTTGGTATCGGTATCATGTTAGAACAACTTGGCTGCAGTCAATTTCAGATTCTTGAGCAGGAAGAAATTGGCGCAAGTTTCCGACGTTGGCCAAAAGAAACGCGATTCATTACGCCATCCTTTACCAGTAACGGATTCGGCATGCCGGATTTGAATGCCGTCAGTATGGAGACCTCGCCTGCGTATACGCTTGGTGCAGAGCATCTGAGTGGTTCACAATTTGCCGATTATCTTAAATTGTTGGCGGATACTTACGCATTACCGATCGCTGAACATACGCGCGTTGGTGCAATTTCACCGACTACTGAAGGTTATCAACTCGAAACGAATCACGGCGTCGTGACCACCAAGTACTTGATCATGGCAGTCGGTCAGTATGCTTTCCCTAAATTAACCGATCATCCGGAAAACGTCATTCACTATCAGCAAGTGACCTCGTGGCAGGACTTGACGGGGAAAACCCAGATTGTGATTGGCGGAAACGAAAGTGGAGTTGATGCGGCTATCAATTTGGCAACGCTAGGCCATAAGGTACTTTTGTTGACCAAGGAAACGGGTCTGAATGCGGCATCGGCCGACCCAAGTATTCGGTTGGCACCGTACACACGGCGGCGATTCTTGGATTTGCCAGCGGAAGTTGCTAACAGAATCACGTTACAAGAGAAGATTGCGTTGAAGACCGTCACGCGCACCCAGGATTCCCAGTATCAATTGTGGTTTACAGACGGACGTACGATTACGACGCCGTATAAGCCCGTTCTATGCACAGGTTTTGATGCCGGCCCGTTAAAACTCTGGCCACAATTATTTGAAAATAATGATGGCGAAATTGCTTTGAATGACGTTGATGAATCAACTCAGGCGAAAAATGTATTTGTTGCCGGGCCTGATGTACGCCACGAGGATGCGATTTTCTGTTACATTTACAAATTCCGCCAGCGTTTCGGAGTGATCGTTAATGAGATCGCTAAACGGGAACAATGGGACATCGGGGACTTTGTTAAAATCAGCCGCGCCAATAGTTTCTATCTTGATGATTGTGCAACTTGTGATGTTGCTTGTGACTGCTGA
- a CDS encoding ABC transporter permease → MGTLDQLLLRPAGLELVLTVKTTVWIIINFIKVFIVLAFIALIFHLNIGFHIGLLPIFFITCIGIFGFSLLLAALTLKYTKTASFQSVISYLLLFLTGSIFPLTQLPEFVQISGRMLPITLGIDLSKQLINQHSVSINTFLLLCVQSLIYVYVGHLAFQRIYRSSKKSGIDNSY, encoded by the coding sequence ATGGGCACATTAGACCAGCTCTTGCTAAGACCAGCCGGACTCGAATTAGTTCTCACTGTAAAAACAACTGTTTGGATCATCATTAATTTCATTAAAGTTTTCATCGTTCTTGCATTTATTGCCTTGATATTTCACTTGAACATAGGATTTCACATCGGACTACTACCGATCTTTTTCATTACTTGCATTGGAATTTTTGGCTTCTCCTTACTGCTCGCCGCTTTAACACTGAAGTATACAAAAACCGCCTCTTTTCAGTCGGTTATTTCGTATCTCCTATTATTTTTAACAGGTTCAATTTTCCCATTAACGCAATTACCTGAGTTTGTTCAGATTTCTGGAAGAATGTTGCCGATTACCCTTGGGATCGATCTCTCAAAGCAATTAATCAACCAGCACAGCGTTTCAATAAACACTTTCTTACTGCTCTGTGTTCAGTCCCTTATTTACGTGTATGTAGGCCATCTCGCTTTTCAAAGAATTTATCGATCCAGTAAGAAGTCTGGTATTGACAATTCTTACTAG
- the cydB gene encoding cytochrome d ubiquinol oxidase subunit II, whose protein sequence is MPSLSNLQVIFLGIIATELMLFFVLDGADFGAGMATFFVGDDLAKRQQIMKVTGPVWGGNETWAVTAFAVMFAAYPGWYSALTSGYYPLIFLMLFFLIFRGVAFDYRNQWHSRHYNQFWDWALFVGSLMPPFLLGIVFSSTVSGVPIRNGFVYAGMGDILTPFSLLGGILAVLLSLNVGLTRVIKKVKKDVAVQLTVALKRTTWALYLAVGGFVVLLPFNTRFFTNRPVIVSLLLLLLVAFLGVETWAIFRQRQRLAFWLSVGTMASFIYTIFLGVFPTLIVGRTPGTSVTALSATSGPVSLLWTAWLFGFTIILMVGLQATAYHLINKYYHEPASPMV, encoded by the coding sequence ATGCCTAGTCTTTCGAATTTACAAGTCATTTTTCTTGGGATTATTGCCACTGAGCTGATGTTGTTCTTTGTACTTGATGGCGCTGACTTCGGGGCCGGAATGGCGACCTTCTTTGTGGGCGATGATTTAGCAAAGCGTCAACAAATCATGAAGGTAACCGGTCCGGTCTGGGGTGGTAACGAAACTTGGGCAGTCACTGCCTTTGCCGTGATGTTTGCGGCGTATCCGGGCTGGTATTCGGCATTAACATCCGGCTATTACCCGCTCATCTTCCTCATGTTGTTCTTTTTAATCTTTCGTGGGGTGGCGTTTGATTATCGCAATCAATGGCACAGTCGCCACTACAATCAGTTTTGGGACTGGGCACTGTTTGTTGGCAGTTTGATGCCGCCGTTTTTACTCGGGATCGTGTTTAGCTCGACAGTCAGCGGCGTACCGATTCGTAATGGCTTCGTCTATGCCGGGATGGGCGATATTCTGACCCCGTTCAGCCTATTGGGCGGTATTTTAGCCGTCTTGTTAAGCTTGAATGTCGGTTTGACCCGCGTGATTAAAAAAGTCAAAAAAGACGTTGCGGTTCAGTTGACGGTGGCCTTGAAACGCACGACCTGGGCACTTTATCTGGCGGTTGGTGGGTTTGTGGTCTTGTTGCCATTTAACACCCGTTTTTTCACCAATCGGCCGGTTATCGTCTCACTCCTGTTGCTATTACTAGTTGCGTTTCTTGGTGTTGAAACCTGGGCCATCTTCCGCCAGCGACAACGGCTTGCGTTTTGGTTAAGCGTTGGAACGATGGCCAGCTTTATTTACACGATTTTCCTTGGTGTCTTTCCAACCTTAATCGTTGGCCGCACACCGGGGACTTCGGTAACAGCCTTAAGCGCCACCAGCGGCCCGGTTTCGTTGCTGTGGACGGCATGGTTATTCGGTTTCACCATCATCTTAATGGTCGGACTACAAGCGACGGCCTATCATTTGATCAACAAATATTATCATGAACCGGCATCGCCAATGGTTTAA
- a CDS encoding ABC transporter permease — MKPLTKNLWRNIRDSLGRFIAIVIIIMLGVLLFVGVKATGPALKDSLNTTVKADHLADAQLLATTGVSSAQVKAAQSVKRTQAEAVKFKYAIGGRSSDVVALYGYQKTATINRLHLTSGRLPTHRDEIVLDTVAKKSGYRLGQHYTFARSSGLKDRTYTITGFADSPAYIEDTSRGSANIGDGTVRYFAYIPDQQMNLPVASQLNIRFPNLQTRDTFSTAYQDAVTAKMKQVKQRVKAQAQADLAKTIQAKMTQAAMTKATNQAVAAGMPATAATATATQTVKTYQAGFKKQATATARHQLTTSLTWQTRDDLPGFGDYGGSADRIAAIANVFPVFFFLVAALITFTTVSRMVEEARAQIGTFKALGYGKWAIARNYLAYAALAGLLGGIIGVFAGNFSIPRIVLSLYKNYIPLKQVISLQWPLIFLSLLLALIATLGAAIIVVRNELTEKPAALMRPRAPKSAKRILLERITPLWSRLSFNQKVSYRNLFRYKSRLVMTILGIAGGTALILTGFGIKDSITATGTLQYGDVIHYQAIVRLADGKQPAAAKTILQKSRAYRSAVSVSSTTAKLSSNGHQISDVNLFAPTTGKQLEPYVSLRSTTTNQALTLPSTGIVITSKLAKALKLNTGDRLKVTTTAGQAHRFTVKGIAKNYVGHFGYLSATAYQQLVGKQSAPNSLLVRLRSQSQQQDDRLAKRLLNHHAIVGISFTTTAKKTLHNMSGMLNPIVLIFILLSAVLSFVVLYNLNNINVSERIRELSTIKVLGFFDREVTMYISRESIVLTIVGILLGYGLGNLLTAYILFQAETEAVVFPLTISMIGYLTATLLMMAFTGIVTWLTHRRLQRVDMVEALKSNE, encoded by the coding sequence TTGAAACCATTAACTAAAAATCTTTGGCGTAACATTCGCGATTCACTCGGCCGCTTCATTGCGATTGTCATCATTATTATGCTTGGCGTGCTTTTATTTGTCGGGGTTAAAGCCACGGGTCCCGCTCTCAAAGACTCACTGAATACGACCGTTAAAGCCGATCACCTCGCCGATGCCCAATTGCTGGCAACTACTGGCGTCAGCTCTGCCCAAGTCAAAGCGGCACAGTCAGTCAAGAGAACCCAAGCCGAAGCGGTTAAATTCAAATATGCAATCGGTGGCCGCTCAAGTGATGTTGTCGCTTTATACGGCTATCAAAAAACGGCCACAATCAATCGCCTCCACCTCACCAGTGGCCGCCTCCCCACGCACCGTGATGAAATCGTGCTAGACACCGTTGCTAAAAAGAGCGGCTATCGACTCGGCCAGCATTACACGTTTGCACGTAGCAGCGGGCTTAAGGACCGAACATATACCATCACCGGCTTTGCTGACTCACCAGCCTATATCGAAGACACTAGCCGCGGGTCGGCAAATATCGGGGATGGCACGGTCCGTTATTTTGCGTATATCCCTGATCAGCAAATGAACCTGCCTGTTGCCTCGCAGCTCAACATCCGCTTTCCAAACTTACAAACCCGCGACACTTTCAGCACAGCCTATCAAGACGCCGTAACTGCGAAAATGAAACAGGTCAAGCAACGCGTTAAAGCGCAGGCGCAAGCAGATTTAGCCAAGACCATCCAAGCTAAAATGACCCAGGCGGCGATGACCAAAGCCACCAATCAGGCAGTTGCAGCTGGCATGCCTGCCACCGCAGCGACTGCAACAGCGACGCAAACCGTCAAAACTTACCAAGCAGGGTTCAAAAAGCAGGCAACCGCAACGGCCCGCCACCAACTGACCACTAGTCTCACATGGCAAACCCGCGATGATTTACCGGGCTTCGGCGATTATGGCGGTTCAGCCGATCGCATTGCCGCCATCGCCAATGTGTTTCCCGTATTCTTCTTCCTCGTTGCGGCATTAATCACCTTTACCACCGTAAGTCGCATGGTCGAAGAAGCCCGCGCTCAAATCGGAACTTTTAAAGCTTTAGGCTATGGCAAATGGGCCATTGCCCGTAACTATCTGGCCTATGCTGCCTTAGCCGGTTTACTCGGTGGTATCATCGGCGTCTTTGCCGGCAACTTCAGCATCCCGCGCATCGTCTTAAGCCTGTATAAGAACTACATCCCGCTTAAGCAAGTGATTTCGCTGCAATGGCCACTGATCTTTTTGTCGCTGCTATTAGCCTTAATCGCAACTCTTGGCGCTGCGATCATCGTGGTGCGCAATGAACTGACGGAAAAACCCGCCGCTTTGATGCGTCCGCGTGCGCCCAAGTCCGCCAAACGGATCCTGCTTGAACGCATCACCCCTTTATGGTCACGCCTTTCATTCAATCAAAAAGTCAGTTACCGCAATCTTTTCCGCTATAAGTCACGCCTTGTCATGACCATTCTCGGGATCGCCGGCGGAACCGCCTTGATTCTTACCGGATTTGGCATAAAGGATTCCATTACCGCGACCGGCACTTTACAATATGGCGACGTGATTCATTACCAAGCCATCGTCCGACTGGCAGATGGTAAGCAACCAGCCGCTGCCAAAACGATTCTGCAAAAAAGTCGTGCTTATCGTAGTGCCGTCAGTGTTAGCAGTACCACTGCCAAATTAAGCAGCAACGGTCACCAAATTAGCGATGTTAATCTTTTTGCTCCGACAACCGGCAAACAGCTTGAACCTTACGTCAGTCTGCGTTCAACGACTACCAATCAAGCCTTAACCCTGCCAAGTACCGGCATTGTCATTACCAGTAAACTGGCAAAAGCACTGAAGCTTAACACCGGTGATCGGTTAAAGGTGACGACGACTGCTGGTCAGGCTCATCGTTTTACCGTCAAAGGGATCGCCAAAAATTATGTCGGTCACTTTGGCTATCTCTCTGCCACAGCGTATCAACAACTAGTCGGCAAACAGTCTGCACCAAACTCGCTGCTCGTTCGTCTGCGCTCGCAAAGTCAGCAGCAGGACGATCGCTTAGCTAAACGTCTGCTGAATCATCATGCGATTGTGGGCATCAGCTTCACCACCACCGCGAAAAAGACCTTGCACAACATGAGCGGCATGTTAAACCCGATTGTCCTGATCTTCATTTTGCTTAGTGCGGTTTTATCCTTCGTCGTCCTCTATAACCTAAACAACATCAACGTTTCCGAGCGTATTCGCGAACTCTCCACCATCAAAGTGCTTGGGTTCTTTGATCGTGAGGTGACGATGTATATCAGCCGCGAAAGTATCGTCCTTACCATTGTCGGCATCCTGTTAGGCTATGGACTGGGTAATCTTTTAACCGCCTATATTCTATTCCAAGCCGAAACCGAGGCCGTTGTCTTCCCGTTGACGATTAGTATGATCGGTTATCTCACGGCCACGCTTTTGATGATGGCCTTTACCGGTATTGTCACCTGGCTCACGCACCGGCGACTTCAACGTGTGGATATGGTCGAGGCACTGAAATCAAACGAGTAA
- a CDS encoding ABC transporter ATP-binding protein — protein sequence MNMINVNHLNKKFQDKTVLLDVSFSIQEGRITGILGKNGAGKTTLLKILLNLIDKTSGTVDYTFQNKHIAYGNRALYRNVAAVLESVDNLYDYLTGRQNINYFLNLSGISPASKTSEINSLFKKFDLSSAIDQRVGQYSRGMKQKLALISCLVSDASLLFLDEPTLGLDFVASRTLIRQIKEINQQLHKTIILTSHQADVLEKLVDDVLLIDNQKVRFFGPYEEFQKTFSSFGFVVVSSHFSFKANNAITVNSSDDGKRVTTTFKTLKDQQEFLKKLLEHGITIHAVQNRYPSLDELLRLVF from the coding sequence ATGAACATGATTAATGTGAATCATTTAAACAAAAAATTCCAAGACAAAACCGTTCTCTTAGATGTCAGTTTTTCGATTCAAGAAGGGCGAATTACAGGAATACTCGGTAAAAATGGTGCTGGAAAAACCACACTATTAAAAATATTATTAAACCTGATTGATAAAACCAGCGGTACTGTAGATTATACTTTTCAAAATAAGCATATTGCATACGGAAACAGAGCGCTTTATCGTAACGTGGCAGCGGTTCTTGAATCTGTTGATAATCTATACGACTATTTAACTGGACGCCAAAATATCAACTACTTTTTGAATCTCAGCGGTATTTCTCCAGCCAGCAAAACTTCCGAGATTAATTCACTTTTCAAAAAGTTTGATCTTTCATCTGCCATTGACCAGCGCGTTGGTCAGTACTCGCGGGGAATGAAACAAAAACTAGCACTCATTTCCTGTTTAGTCAGCGATGCCAGCTTACTGTTCTTGGATGAACCGACCCTTGGACTTGATTTTGTTGCTAGCCGCACGCTAATCAGGCAGATAAAGGAAATCAATCAACAGTTGCACAAGACAATTATCCTTACCTCACACCAAGCTGATGTTCTTGAGAAACTTGTCGATGATGTTCTTCTTATCGATAACCAGAAAGTACGATTCTTCGGCCCCTATGAAGAATTCCAAAAAACCTTTTCTTCTTTTGGTTTCGTTGTGGTTTCATCCCATTTTTCTTTCAAAGCCAATAATGCAATAACCGTCAACTCAAGCGACGACGGCAAGCGTGTGACGACAACTTTCAAAACATTGAAAGATCAACAAGAATTCCTTAAAAAGCTTCTTGAGCATGGGATTACCATTCATGCGGTGCAAAATCGTTATCCATCTCTTGATGAACTTTTACGTTTAGTCTTTTGA